In Juglans microcarpa x Juglans regia isolate MS1-56 chromosome 8D, Jm3101_v1.0, whole genome shotgun sequence, the following are encoded in one genomic region:
- the LOC121241964 gene encoding protein FAR-RED IMPAIRED RESPONSE 1-like: MITTYNLQENAWLQNLYAERTYWAPVFLKEVFWAGMSTTQRSESMNAFFDGYVHAKTNLKEFVDQFDNALRKKIQNENAADFHSFNVTIPAVSISPLEKIFQATYTNSKFREVQKEVIGMVGVLPTLHRKDDVIATYHVEDEVCVDDFIKEVTQTVYFNEVEVDVKCSCALFEMRGILCRHALAIMRVNKVKKVPEKYILDRWRKDIKRTYTFIRSTYDSVDARPEVSRYSRILKVCYDVATNAASCDEHANDMIDKLHAMNIVYRTKKSPQRPLEHVADTIVDAPTAWNSKKVLSPLVVRGKGRPPCLRKKSMIERVKPTTKKATQKGKHKQPHGRDIDRDDTCRNLFGQTNVGTQESVVFEPLQNTTEVLDFGETQLGDGTYEALDGTEDHGHVQG, translated from the exons ATGATTACAACATACAACTTGCAGGAGAATGCTTGGTTGCAGAATTTATATGCTGAGCGTACCTATTGGGCACCGGTATTTTTGAAAGAAgttttttgggctggaatgagtacaacccaacgaagtgagagcatgaatgcattCTTTGACGGGTATGTTCATGCAAAGACAAACTTAAAAGAGTTTGTTGATCAATTCGATAATGCGTTGAGGAAGAagattcaaaatgaaaatgcgGCGGATTTTCACTCATTCAACGTCACAATTCCTGCAGTCTCTATTTCTCCACTTGAGAAGATATTTCAAGCCACATACACCAACTCTAAATTTAGAGAAGTTCAAAAAGAAGTAATAGGAATGGTTGGTGTTCTTCCAACTCTACACCGGAAGGATGATGTAATTGCAACGTACCATGTAGAAGATGAAGTTTGTGTTGATGATTTCATCAAGGAGGTGACCCAAACGGTGTATTTTAATGAGGTTGAAGTTGATGTGAAGTGTTCATGTGCACTGTTCGAAATGAGAGGGATATTGTGTAGACATGCATTAGCCATTATGAGAGTTAACAAAGTGAAAAAGGTGCCAGAAAAGTATATAttagatcgatggaggaaggacATTAAAAGAACATACACTTTTATACGAAGTACTTATGACTCAGTTGATGCAAGGCCAGAAGTGAGCAGGTATTCACGTATATTGAAG gTATGCTATGACGTTGCCACAAATGCAGCGTCATGTGATGAGCATGCTAATGATATGATAGATAAGTTACATGCAATGAACATCGTCTATCGCACGAAGAAGTCGCCCCAACGACCCTTGGAACATGTTGCAGATACAATTGTCGATGCACCTACAGCTTGGAATTCAAAGAAAGTCCTGAGTCCCCTTGTAGTTAGAGGCAAAGGGAGACCGCCATGCCTCAGGAAAAAATCAATGATTGAGAGAGTCAAACCCACAACCAAGAAGGCTACTCAAAAGGGAAAACATAAACAG CCACATGGAAGAGATATCGACAGGGATGACACGTGCAGAAATTTATTTGGACAAACAAATGTTGGGACACAAGAGAGTGTTGTCTTTGAG CCTCTTCAAAACACTACCGAAGTGTTGGACTTTGGTGAAACCCAACTTGGGGATGGCACATATGAAGCTCTAGATGGGACTGAAGATCATGGACATGTGCAAGGATGA